In Pedobacter sp. SL55, the following proteins share a genomic window:
- a CDS encoding dihydrofolate reductase, which yields MNQTTIVVAISSNNAIGKDNQLLWHLPADLKHFKNITSGHTIIMGRKTYDSIGKPLPNRRNIVITRQTGLQLAGIEVVNSLDEALAFCKEETQVFVIGGAEIYRQALPLAHKIELTRVHQEFDADAFFPELDNKTWKEVWKEDHLPDEKNKFAYTFSTLERR from the coding sequence ATGAACCAAACCACCATAGTAGTAGCCATATCATCAAACAATGCCATTGGCAAAGACAACCAATTACTTTGGCACTTACCTGCCGACTTAAAACATTTTAAGAACATCACTTCTGGCCATACCATTATCATGGGACGTAAAACTTACGATTCTATTGGAAAGCCTTTGCCAAATAGAAGAAATATTGTAATTACTCGCCAAACAGGCTTGCAGTTAGCAGGAATAGAAGTGGTAAATTCATTAGATGAAGCATTAGCATTTTGTAAAGAAGAAACACAGGTTTTTGTAATTGGCGGGGCCGAAATTTACCGGCAAGCACTTCCTTTAGCACATAAAATTGAATTGACCCGAGTTCATCAGGAATTTGATGCCGATGCTTTTTTCCCAGAATTGGATAACAAAACTTGGAAAGAAGTTTGGAAAGAAGATCATTTGCCCGATGAGAAGAACAAATTCGCTTATACTTTTTCAACTTTAGAGCGCCGTTAA
- a CDS encoding four helix bundle protein — protein MSYNKIEELDVYNLAEEISDEIWNIVLTWDFFAKDTVGKQICRAADSISANIAEGYGRFHFKENKNSCYYSRGSILEVKSFLRKSKT, from the coding sequence ATGAGCTACAATAAGATTGAAGAACTAGATGTTTACAATCTCGCTGAAGAAATATCGGATGAAATATGGAACATTGTTTTAACTTGGGATTTCTTTGCTAAAGATACCGTTGGCAAACAAATTTGCAGAGCTGCCGATTCCATTAGTGCAAATATTGCAGAAGGATATGGAAGATTTCACTTTAAAGAAAATAAGAATTCTTGTTACTACAGTAGAGGTTCTATCTTAGAAGTAAAATCTTTTTTGAGAAAATCAAAAACATAG
- a CDS encoding thymidylate synthase codes for MKQYLDLMQHVLDNGTQKHDRTGTGTISVFGYQMRFNLQEGFPMVTTKKLHLKSIIHELIWFLQGDTNIKYLKDNGVRIWDEWADEDGNLGPVYGSQWRSWPTPNGGQIDQITQIINTIKNNPDSRRIIVSAWNVAEIENMALPPCHAFFQFYVADGKLSCQLYQRSADIFLGVPFNIASYALLTMMVAQVCGLEAGDFIHTFGDAHIYNNHLEQVKLQLSRDPKPLPTMKINPEVKDIFDFKFEDFELVNYEAHPHIKGIVAV; via the coding sequence ATGAAACAATATTTAGATTTAATGCAGCATGTGCTTGATAATGGCACACAAAAACACGATAGAACGGGAACGGGTACCATCAGCGTATTTGGCTACCAAATGCGTTTCAATTTGCAAGAAGGCTTCCCGATGGTTACCACTAAAAAACTGCATTTAAAATCTATCATACACGAGTTGATTTGGTTTTTGCAGGGCGATACCAACATTAAATACCTTAAAGATAACGGCGTACGCATTTGGGACGAATGGGCAGACGAAGATGGAAATTTAGGGCCGGTTTATGGTTCGCAATGGCGCAGTTGGCCCACACCAAATGGTGGCCAAATTGACCAGATTACGCAAATCATCAACACCATTAAGAACAATCCCGACAGTAGACGTATCATTGTTTCTGCTTGGAATGTGGCCGAAATTGAAAACATGGCTTTGCCTCCTTGCCATGCTTTTTTCCAGTTTTACGTAGCCGATGGAAAGTTAAGCTGTCAGTTGTACCAACGCAGTGCGGATATTTTCTTAGGCGTACCATTTAACATTGCTTCTTACGCTTTGTTAACCATGATGGTGGCACAAGTTTGTGGTTTAGAGGCTGGAGATTTTATCCATACTTTTGGCGATGCCCACATTTACAATAACCATTTAGAGCAAGTGAAATTACAGTTGAGCAGAGATCCAAAGCCTTTGCCAACCATGAAAATCAACCCTGAGGTTAAAGATATTTTCGATTTTAAATTTGAAGATTTTGAATTGGTAAACTACGAAGCACATCCGCATATTAAAGGGATAGTGGCGGTTTAA
- a CDS encoding DUF1287 domain-containing protein gives MMFRKIIFSIFISGCFAVTSFAQAITAQKLSGAGLSIVNPTIVYDPAYVKLKYPGGDVPANTGVCTDVVIRAYRKLGIDLQKEVHEDMKANFGLYPKNWGRKTPDKNIDHRRVPNLMVFFKRKGKVKPMTKNAADYHPGDIVCWDLNGRQLHIGLVVNKKSSDGKRYLLVHNIGGGQVAEDVLFAWKIIGHYTYKI, from the coding sequence ATGATGTTTAGAAAAATAATCTTTTCGATTTTTATAAGCGGATGTTTTGCTGTTACAAGCTTTGCACAAGCTATAACTGCTCAAAAACTTTCTGGTGCTGGGCTGTCTATCGTAAATCCAACTATCGTTTACGATCCTGCTTATGTGAAGTTGAAATATCCAGGTGGAGATGTGCCTGCAAATACTGGCGTTTGTACAGATGTAGTGATACGTGCTTACCGTAAATTAGGTATCGATTTACAGAAAGAAGTGCACGAAGACATGAAAGCTAATTTTGGCCTTTATCCTAAAAACTGGGGCCGTAAAACTCCAGATAAAAATATTGACCACAGGCGTGTGCCTAACTTAATGGTGTTTTTTAAGCGCAAAGGCAAGGTAAAACCGATGACAAAAAACGCAGCAGATTATCATCCTGGAGATATTGTATGTTGGGATTTAAACGGCAGACAATTGCACATTGGTTTGGTAGTCAACAAAAAATCTAGTGATGGCAAGCGTTATCTTCTTGTGCATAATATTGGCGGAGGACAGGTTGCTGAGGATGTTTTGTTCGCTTGGAAAATTATCGGGCATTATACTTATAAAATCTAG
- a CDS encoding nucleotidyltransferase family protein translates to MTNLEALQTEEIKELCKKNKVKSLFAFGSITRADFNEKSDVDLLVDFYENDPFSYADLYFNLKTKLENLLKRQVDLLEERAIKNTLFKKQLDITKVKIYGA, encoded by the coding sequence ATGACTAATTTAGAAGCACTCCAAACAGAAGAAATAAAAGAGCTTTGTAAAAAGAATAAGGTAAAGTCTTTATTTGCTTTTGGTTCTATTACGAGAGCAGATTTTAATGAAAAATCTGACGTAGATTTATTAGTGGATTTTTATGAGAATGATCCCTTTAGTTATGCTGATCTTTATTTTAATTTAAAAACTAAATTAGAAAATCTGTTAAAGCGGCAAGTAGATTTGTTGGAAGAGAGAGCAATAAAAAATACCCTTTTCAAAAAACAGTTGGATATAACCAAAGTTAAAATCTATGGAGCTTAA
- a CDS encoding DUF86 domain-containing protein has product MELKVQTYLLDILQCIDEIFLFIGDNHNFLNYKEDLKTKKAVERNLEIIGEAINRILKEKPQFQIENARNIIGTRNRIIHSYDNISDEIIWTIVVRELPKLKIEVEKYLLDS; this is encoded by the coding sequence ATGGAGCTTAAAGTCCAAACATATTTGCTAGATATTCTGCAATGTATAGATGAAATTTTTCTGTTTATTGGCGATAATCATAACTTTTTAAACTATAAGGAAGACCTTAAAACCAAAAAAGCAGTAGAGCGTAATTTAGAAATAATAGGAGAGGCTATCAATAGAATATTAAAAGAAAAGCCTCAATTTCAAATTGAAAATGCAAGAAATATCATAGGAACAAGAAATCGTATTATTCATAGCTATGATAATATTTCTGATGAAATTATTTGGACAATTGTGGTTAGGGAACTTCCTAAATTGAAAATTGAGGTTGAAAAATATTTGCTAGATAGTTAA
- the ispE gene encoding 4-(cytidine 5'-diphospho)-2-C-methyl-D-erythritol kinase: MLTFANAKINLGLFLTDKRTDGYHNLQTVFYPIKINDVVELVDAEETSMLIKGIDIPGDATDNICMKAFKTLQKDFNLSHQKIVLLKNIPVGAGLGGGSSDAAFLVKLVNQKFNLGLADGQMEDYVRPLGADCAFFIKNKPTYAFAKGDEFEEVEIDLSAYYLVLVKPSVHVSTAQAYSNVKVKQPSSSLKDLIHLPLQDWQAHVFNDFEPSVFAKYPQIDEIKTALYQAGATFALMSGSGSSVFAVFEKEVQLPGLEKDNLVFYDI, translated from the coding sequence ATGTTAACATTTGCCAACGCAAAAATAAATTTAGGCTTATTTCTTACCGACAAACGTACAGATGGTTACCATAACCTACAGACTGTTTTTTATCCAATCAAAATAAATGATGTAGTAGAATTGGTAGATGCCGAAGAAACCTCGATGCTAATTAAAGGAATTGATATTCCCGGCGATGCTACTGATAATATTTGCATGAAAGCATTTAAAACACTACAAAAAGATTTTAATTTGTCGCATCAAAAGATAGTGTTGTTAAAAAATATACCAGTAGGGGCTGGTTTAGGTGGCGGAAGTTCTGATGCTGCTTTTTTAGTGAAATTAGTCAATCAGAAATTCAACTTAGGTTTAGCCGACGGCCAAATGGAAGATTACGTTAGGCCACTTGGTGCCGATTGCGCCTTCTTTATCAAGAACAAACCTACCTACGCTTTTGCCAAAGGCGATGAATTTGAGGAAGTAGAAATAGATTTATCGGCGTATTACTTGGTGTTAGTTAAACCGTCGGTACATGTTTCAACCGCACAAGCTTACAGTAATGTAAAAGTAAAACAGCCTTCCAGTTCTTTAAAAGATTTGATACATTTGCCGTTACAAGATTGGCAAGCTCATGTTTTCAATGATTTTGAGCCTTCTGTTTTTGCAAAATATCCTCAAATTGACGAAATTAAAACAGCACTCTACCAAGCGGGAGCTACATTTGCGCTAATGAGTGGCAGTGGTTCTTCGGTATTTGCGGTATTCGAAAAAGAAGTACAATTGCCAGGATTGGAAAAAGATAATTTAGTTTTTTACGATATATAA
- a CDS encoding OsmC family protein, translating to MEINLIRKSGKFNFEAQNESGFTVELDAKPSIGGEGKGFRPMEMLLIGLGGCSGIDMVNILTKQKEELTDIKINIKATRKEEETPAIFDVIDIQFNLFGELSIQKVERALQMTFDKYCSVSNILGRSATINFTYTINKG from the coding sequence ATGGAAATCAACCTTATCCGCAAAAGCGGAAAATTTAATTTTGAAGCGCAAAATGAAAGCGGTTTTACCGTAGAGTTAGATGCAAAACCATCCATAGGAGGAGAAGGCAAAGGTTTTAGGCCTATGGAGATGTTATTGATTGGTTTGGGCGGCTGCAGTGGCATTGATATGGTAAATATCTTGACCAAACAAAAAGAAGAATTAACGGATATCAAAATCAATATCAAGGCAACTAGAAAAGAAGAGGAAACGCCTGCAATTTTTGATGTAATTGATATTCAATTTAACTTGTTCGGCGAATTGAGCATTCAAAAAGTGGAACGTGCCCTACAAATGACTTTTGATAAATATTGCTCTGTTTCCAACATTTTGGGCAGATCGGCAACTATAAATTTTACATATACTATTAATAAGGGATGA
- a CDS encoding trans-sulfuration enzyme family protein: protein MSNNFETIAIRTQTERSLHKEHSAPIYLTSSYKFDDAEEMRALFANEKEGNVYSRYSNPNTSEFIEKMCLLEGAEDGFATATGMASIFTTFGAFLKNGDHIVSSRSVFGSTHQLLTNVFSKWGVTFDYADLDKPQDWEALIKPNTKIIFVETPSNPGIDIIDLEFLAGLAKKHNTLLVVDNCFATPYLQQPIKLGAHISIHSATKYIDGQGRVLGGVILGSKALITEVMNFARHSGPSLSPFNAWVLSKSLETLAVRMDRHCENALKVAEYLEKHPKIKSVKYPFLASHPQHEIAKKQMKQGGGIVTIVVDGGVEGARKFMDGLKMFSISANLADTRSIATHPATSTHSKLTEEERNIVGIEQGSIRLSIGLEHIDDILKDIEQALGG from the coding sequence ATGTCTAATAATTTCGAAACCATCGCTATACGCACTCAAACTGAAAGAAGTTTGCACAAAGAACATTCTGCACCTATTTACTTAACATCGAGCTATAAGTTTGACGATGCCGAAGAAATGCGTGCTTTGTTTGCTAACGAAAAGGAGGGGAATGTTTATAGTCGTTATTCAAATCCTAACACTTCTGAGTTTATTGAGAAAATGTGTTTGTTAGAAGGAGCCGAAGACGGATTTGCTACGGCAACGGGTATGGCATCTATTTTTACTACTTTTGGTGCCTTTTTAAAAAATGGCGATCATATTGTTTCTAGTCGCTCGGTATTTGGTTCTACACACCAATTGTTAACCAATGTGTTTTCTAAGTGGGGCGTAACTTTCGATTATGCTGATTTAGATAAGCCGCAAGATTGGGAAGCTTTAATTAAGCCAAATACAAAAATTATTTTCGTAGAAACGCCTTCTAATCCCGGTATCGATATTATTGATTTAGAGTTTCTAGCTGGTTTAGCCAAAAAACACAATACTTTATTAGTGGTTGATAATTGTTTTGCCACACCGTATTTGCAACAGCCTATTAAGTTAGGTGCGCATATTTCTATCCACTCGGCAACTAAATATATTGATGGGCAAGGCCGAGTTTTGGGTGGTGTGATTTTGGGTAGCAAAGCCTTAATTACGGAGGTCATGAATTTTGCCCGTCACAGTGGTCCATCTTTATCTCCGTTTAACGCATGGGTTTTGTCTAAGAGTTTAGAAACTTTGGCAGTTCGTATGGATCGCCATTGCGAAAACGCTTTGAAAGTGGCCGAATATTTGGAAAAACATCCAAAAATCAAATCAGTTAAATACCCATTTTTAGCTTCCCACCCTCAGCATGAAATTGCTAAAAAACAGATGAAACAGGGCGGCGGTATTGTTACCATTGTGGTTGATGGTGGTGTAGAAGGTGCTCGCAAATTTATGGATGGTTTAAAGATGTTCTCGATCTCCGCAAATTTAGCAGATACGCGTTCTATTGCTACGCATCCAGCTACGAGTACCCACAGCAAATTAACAGAAGAAGAACGAAATATTGTGGGTATTGAGCAAGGTTCTATCCGTTTATCTATCGGTTTAGAGCATATAGATGATATTTTGAAAGATATTGAGCAGGCGCTGGGCGGTTAG
- a CDS encoding S1 RNA-binding domain-containing protein: MITIGKYNKLRVAAKNSQGLSLTDGNSEVLLPFAEVPKNIELGDDVDAFIYLNKDGNTVATLKEVLATADEFALLTVVSVNDDGAFVDIGVDKDVFVPKREQKKPMELGESYVVYVFVDDQSNRLLASSKVDEFLAHDGYDFDEGDSVDLLIVDKSDLGYNAIINDEFIGLLYHNEVFSMVEPGQRTTGWIKTIRVDGKIDLTLQPSGFSHILDTKDYILEELKVVGEINLGDKSSPEEIYNRFQVSKSAFKKAIGGLYKERLITLSDHQIKLVKE, encoded by the coding sequence ATGATAACAATAGGCAAATACAACAAACTAAGGGTAGCGGCAAAAAACAGTCAGGGTTTAAGTTTAACAGATGGTAACAGCGAGGTACTTTTACCTTTTGCCGAAGTGCCTAAAAACATTGAGTTAGGCGATGATGTAGATGCTTTTATTTACCTTAATAAAGATGGCAATACGGTAGCCACCTTAAAAGAAGTTTTGGCAACTGCCGATGAGTTTGCTTTGCTCACTGTAGTTAGTGTAAATGATGATGGTGCATTTGTGGATATAGGCGTTGATAAAGACGTGTTCGTCCCAAAAAGAGAGCAAAAAAAACCAATGGAACTTGGCGAAAGCTATGTAGTGTATGTTTTTGTAGATGATCAATCTAACAGGTTACTGGCCTCTTCTAAAGTAGATGAATTTTTAGCCCATGACGGCTATGATTTTGACGAGGGCGACAGCGTAGATTTGTTAATTGTAGACAAATCTGACTTGGGTTACAATGCCATTATTAACGATGAATTTATTGGCCTACTGTACCATAACGAAGTTTTTTCTATGGTAGAACCAGGACAAAGAACCACAGGATGGATCAAAACTATTAGAGTAGATGGCAAAATTGACCTTACCTTACAACCATCAGGCTTTAGCCATATCTTAGACACTAAAGATTATATTTTAGAAGAGCTTAAAGTAGTTGGAGAAATTAATTTAGGCGATAAAAGCTCTCCAGAAGAAATTTACAATAGGTTTCAGGTAAGTAAGAGTGCTTTTAAAAAAGCCATTGGTGGTTTGTACAAAGAACGTTTGATTACCCTCTCAGATCATCAAATTAAGTTGGTAAAGGAGTAA
- the mgtE gene encoding magnesium transporter has product MEELQVEEVINLLENESDRQLKTYLNELNISDVEELIDELPQHAVKFIETLSSKRAVNVFRILDFPTQERIIKKLQANKLTEIIRQLPPDDRTALFGELKGDAVKKLLVLLPDHDRKEALNLLGYAEDSVGRLMTPDFIAVKTDWTVQRVLSHIRRYGKNSETIDVVYVIDKDGILLDDIRIREILLSDPEAKIGDLTDNRLISLNVNDPQEEAINVFKMNNRVALPVVDDQDVLLGIVTVDDILWIAHEEYTEDMHKMGGTQALDEPYLDVPVFQLYKKRVVWLIVLFFGELLTIAAMSGFEDQIAKVVILATFIPLIISSGGNSGSQAATLIIQAMALGEVTIKDWWNVMRREIFSGIFLGSTLCLLSFSVIGAWHIVMPGFSEHYIRIGLVVGCSLVGVVLWGTLMGSMLPLLLKKLGADPAASSTPFVATLVDVTGLIIYFSFALLFLKGVLL; this is encoded by the coding sequence ATGGAAGAACTGCAAGTAGAAGAAGTAATCAATTTGTTAGAAAATGAAAGCGATAGACAGCTAAAAACCTATCTCAACGAACTCAACATCTCTGATGTAGAGGAACTTATAGATGAACTTCCACAGCATGCAGTTAAATTTATAGAAACGCTATCTAGCAAGCGAGCAGTAAATGTATTTCGTATCCTCGATTTCCCTACGCAAGAGCGGATCATTAAAAAACTACAGGCCAATAAACTAACAGAAATTATTAGGCAATTACCACCCGACGATAGAACGGCACTTTTTGGCGAATTGAAGGGCGACGCCGTTAAAAAACTTTTGGTGCTATTGCCAGATCACGACCGAAAAGAAGCGTTAAACCTGTTGGGTTACGCCGAAGACAGTGTAGGCCGCTTAATGACCCCAGACTTTATTGCCGTAAAAACAGATTGGACGGTACAACGTGTGCTTTCACATATCCGTAGGTACGGGAAAAACTCCGAAACGATAGATGTGGTATACGTTATCGATAAAGATGGTATTTTGTTGGATGATATCCGAATTCGTGAAATTCTCTTATCAGATCCCGAAGCTAAAATTGGAGATTTAACAGATAACCGCCTCATTTCTTTAAACGTAAACGATCCGCAAGAAGAGGCGATCAATGTGTTTAAGATGAATAATCGTGTGGCACTACCGGTGGTAGACGACCAAGATGTGCTTTTGGGTATTGTTACCGTAGATGATATTTTATGGATAGCACACGAAGAATATACCGAAGACATGCACAAAATGGGGGGTACACAGGCGCTTGACGAACCTTATTTGGACGTACCTGTATTTCAACTCTATAAAAAACGTGTGGTTTGGTTAATTGTGCTGTTTTTTGGCGAATTACTTACAATTGCGGCCATGTCGGGTTTCGAAGATCAAATAGCCAAAGTAGTAATTCTGGCTACTTTTATACCTTTAATTATTTCTAGCGGCGGCAACAGCGGTTCACAAGCGGCAACATTAATTATACAGGCCATGGCGCTAGGCGAAGTAACCATTAAAGATTGGTGGAACGTAATGCGCAGAGAAATTTTCTCGGGAATTTTTCTAGGCTCTACACTTTGTTTATTGAGTTTTTCTGTAATTGGCGCATGGCATATTGTTATGCCTGGCTTTAGCGAACATTACATCCGTATTGGCTTGGTAGTAGGTTGTTCATTAGTTGGGGTAGTATTGTGGGGTACCTTAATGGGTTCTATGCTGCCTTTGCTTCTTAAAAAATTGGGTGCAGATCCAGCTGCCTCTTCTACCCCGTTTGTAGCTACCTTGGTAGATGTAACCGGCTTAATCATCTATTTTTCTTTTGCGCTGCTATTCTTAAAAGGCGTGCTGCTGTAG
- a CDS encoding type IX secretion system membrane protein PorP/SprF has protein sequence MRFIFLILFSCFFFNGIICAQETPRSSQYIFNNFLLNPALSGIDSYIDLKIGYRQQWSGVEGAPTTQYISINTPIGDDYIRSSINSFSSNGYNPLSRSLVNSYTAAAPHHGFGLIAMNDKAGLLRQNSVSATYAYHLGLSSNVNLSVGVAAGFHSLGLKVDDISAEHEQDPLFGADYNNRLRPDLGFGLWLYGPRFFVGASAKQIIGNRTVIENNSAVVYPYQSPSIYATTGYKIFLDEEIAMIPSILASYWKNAPPAIDVNLKLAYQDKFWLAGSYRNNDAFSFLAGYNFGSLINVSYSYDVNTSALRRVNKGTHEIGIGFLLNNTYDVRCSTRQF, from the coding sequence ATGAGATTTATATTTCTAATTTTATTTAGTTGCTTCTTTTTTAACGGAATAATTTGTGCGCAAGAAACACCCCGAAGTTCTCAATATATCTTCAACAATTTTTTACTTAACCCGGCATTGTCTGGTATAGATAGCTACATAGATTTAAAGATAGGGTATAGGCAACAATGGAGTGGTGTAGAAGGTGCGCCAACTACACAGTACATTTCAATTAATACGCCCATTGGCGATGACTATATCAGAAGTTCTATCAATTCTTTTTCTAGTAACGGTTACAATCCATTAAGCAGAAGTTTAGTTAACTCTTACACGGCAGCAGCACCTCATCATGGTTTTGGACTAATAGCCATGAACGACAAGGCAGGTTTGCTAAGACAAAATAGCGTGAGCGCAACGTATGCCTATCACTTGGGTTTAAGCAGCAATGTAAATCTTTCGGTGGGTGTGGCTGCGGGTTTTCACTCGTTGGGTTTAAAGGTTGATGATATTTCTGCAGAGCATGAACAAGATCCATTGTTTGGTGCAGATTACAACAACAGGTTAAGGCCCGATTTGGGTTTTGGTTTATGGTTGTACGGACCTCGGTTTTTTGTGGGTGCTTCTGCCAAACAGATTATTGGGAACAGAACTGTAATAGAAAATAATTCGGCGGTAGTTTATCCCTATCAAAGCCCATCAATTTATGCCACTACTGGTTACAAGATATTCTTGGATGAAGAGATTGCAATGATTCCTTCTATACTGGCCAGTTATTGGAAAAATGCTCCGCCAGCAATTGATGTAAACTTAAAGCTAGCCTATCAAGATAAGTTTTGGTTGGCGGGTAGCTATAGAAACAACGATGCTTTTTCTTTTTTAGCAGGCTATAACTTTGGCTCTTTAATTAACGTAAGTTATTCTTACGATGTAAATACATCGGCATTGAGGCGAGTAAATAAAGGTACCCACGAGATTGGTATTGGCTTTTTGCTTAACAATACTTACGATGTACGCTGCTCTACCAGACAGTTTTAA